Below is a genomic region from Halostella litorea.
GGCGCAGGCGGCGAACCCGGCCGACACGACGGCTCCGGCCCGGCGCTCGGCGCGCCGACCCGGCACGCGGTCGGTGTAGTACGCGCCGCCGAGCAACAGCAAGGCGGCGGCGACGAGCCCGTACACCAGCGGGTTCGCGCCGGTCGCCGCGCCCAGGCCGAACACCGCGACGCCGGCGACGGTCCCCCCGCCGAGCGCCCGGGCGGGCCGGAGCGACCGCAGGCGGCCGCCGTGGGACGCGTTGTAGGCCGCGGGCGGCCCGGCGACCAGCACCGCCACGGCCAGCGCCACCGACGCGCTCGCGCCCACTGCGCCGAGGAGCGCGACGCCGGCGGCGGCGACGAGCGACAGCGCGAGCAGGGGGTCCGGCGGCAGGAGCCACGTCGGGTCGTCCATCCGGACGGCGGCGAAGCCGGCGAAGGGGTAGAGGACGGCGACGGCGATGGCGACCGTCACCAGCAGGCTCGCCGGGTCGGCGAGGAACCCGGGTTCGAGCGCGACGACGGCCGCCACGAACGAGCCGGAGAGCACCAGCCCCACGACGAGGGCGAGTTCGGGGACGCGGCGGGTCATGTCGACGGGTTGGTGTGGCGGGGAAAAAGGGTTGCGACGCCGCGGCGGACAGACTTTTCACGTCCCCCGAAATCGGGGATAGCATGGCCGAGACACCGCCGCGGGAGCGGCTCGAACGGTTGATCGCGGAACTGGTGGCGATAGAGACCGAGAACCCGCCGGGCAACGAGGGGCCGTGTGCCCGGTTCGTCGCCGACTGGTTCGAGGAGCGCGGCATCGACGCATCGCTGGTGTTCGAACCGGACGAGGACCGGCCGCAGGCGGTCGCGACGGTCGGCGACGGCGACCCGACGGTGGTGCTGAACGGCCACCTCGACGTGGTGCCGGCCGACGAGCCGGGGGAGTGGGCACACGACCCGTACGACCCGACCGTCGAGGACGGCCGGATGTACGGCCGCGGGACCGTCGACATGAAGGCCGGGATCGCGATCGCGATGCTCACCGCGGAGCGGCTTCGGGACGAACTGGAGAGCGGGTCCCTCGACGGCAGCGTCGTCGTGCACGCGGCCATGGGCGAGGAGACCGGCGACCCGGGGACGAAGAGCCTCCTCGACGCGGGCTACGACGGCGACTACGGCGTCGTCCTCGAACCGACGGGGATGCGGACGGCGACGAGCGCGAAGGGGCTGGGCTGGTACGAGGTCACCGTCGGCGGCGAGGCGTCCCACGCGAGCCGCCCGGACCAGGGGTCGAACGCGGTCCGCAACGCCGAGCCGGTGCTCGACGCGATCGCGGAGTACGACGCCGAACTGCGCGAGCGGGTGGACGACCTCGTCGGGCCGGCATACGCCACCGTGACGGCGTTCGAGGCCGGCGTCGGGTCGAACCGCGGCATCCTCCCGGGCGCGGCGCACATCACGCTCGACCGCCGGGTGCTGCCCGACGAATCGATCGAGGCCGTCGACCGCGAGGTCGCGGACCTGCTCGCCGCGGTCGAGCGTGAGCACGGCGTCGAGGTGACGTGGGAGCGGGACACGACCTACGAGTCGGCGGCGGTCCCGGTCGACAGCCCGCTGGCCGAGACGTTCCGGGCCCACTCAGCCGAGATCGCGGGGGTCGCCCCGGACCCGTACGGCATCCGGGCCGCGACGGACGTGCGCAACTTCGTCAACGACGCCGGGATGGAAGCGGTCACCTGGGGGCCGGGCAGCCTCGCGCGGGCACACACCCGCGACGAGTTCGTGGAACTCGACGCGGTCGAGACCGGCCTCGAAGTGCTGGAGGCGGCGACGCGCGACCTGCTGAACGGCTGACGCCGACCGCGACTCGCGGGCGCGCGGTCGGTCCCGACCGGACGGTCCGACCGCCGCTCCCGCCGGAGACGCCGCGGATCGGGGTCGGAGAAGCCGCAAGCGTTTAACCGTCCGGTGAAATACCGTACTCCATGGCGGACTGTCCACTCGCCGACGACTGCCCCAGTTTCTCCGAGCGGATCGAGGGGATGGGATGTCAACACTACGGCGACCGCGGCGGCAAGGAGTGGTGCAACCACTACAGCCAGCCGATAGAGGACCTGAAGACCCAGCCGGTGAAACAGAAGGAGGAACTCGTCGTCGACGTCGAGGACATCCACGAGAGCGGGGCCGGCGTCGGCCGGACCGAGGACGGCTTCATCGTCCTCGTCGACGGCGTCCTCCCGGAGGCCCGGGCCCGCGTGCGCATCACGGAGGTGCACTCGAACCACGCCCGCGCCGAGGAGGTCGAACGGCTCCCGATGGAGGAGCCCGACGAGGAGGACGAGGACGACGCGGACGCAACCGACGCCGCCGAGACGGACGACGAGGACGACCGTGGCGGCCCCCGCGAACAGCTCGGGAGCCGGGACAACTTCTGGGGCTCGTGAGGGCCCCTGCCGCCCCGTCGCCGGCCGCGTGGACAGTCCCGACCGTTTTTCGCGCTGCGGCCGTAATCGACGGGCGATGAGCGAGGGTGACGACGCCGTGGACGCGATCGAGGGCGACGTCGACGACCTGCTGGACCGGGTCGGCTTCGACCCGGCCGAGAGCGTGCTGACCCGCCGGCAAGCGGAGGTGCTGGCGCTGCGACAGCGCGGCGCGGCGCAGTCCGCGATCGCCGACCTGCTGGGCACCTCGCGGGCGAACGTCTCCAGCGTCGAGGCGAGCGCGCGGCGAAACGTCGAGAAGGCCCGGGAGACGGTCGCGTTCGCGGAGGCGCTGAAAGCGCCCGTCCAGATCGAGGTCGCCCCCGGGACGGACCTGTACGACGTGCCCCAGCGCGTCTACGACGCCTGCGACGAGGCCGGCGTGAAGGTGAGCTACACCGCCCCGGACCTGATGAAGATAGTCAGCGACGCCGCCGGCGACGCGGTCACCGGCCGCGAGGTGAGCACGGCGCTGCTCGTCGGGGTCACGAGCGACGGCAGCGTCCGCGTCCGCCAGCCGGAGTGAGCCGGCCCGCCGGACGAGGAGGGGCCGGCCGCGACCTGCCGGAGCCCGGAGAGATTAGTGACCGGGCCGCGTTGGGCCGGGTATGGACCTGAACGTCGACGGCAACGCGGCGCTCGTCACCGCGAGTTCGAGCGGCCTCGGGCTCGCAAGCGCGAAGGCGCTCGCCCGCGAGGGCGCGAACGTGACCATCTGCGGCCGGAGCGAGGACCGCCTCGACTCGGCGAAGGCGGACGTCGAATCGGTCGCCGACGGCGAGGTGCGCGCGCTCCCGGCCGACATCACGAACCGCGACGAGGTCGCCGCCCTGGTCGAGGAGACGGTCGACGCGTTCGGCGGGCTGGACCACGTCGTCACCTCCGCCGGGGGCGTCCCGAGCGGGGCCTTCCTCGACATGGACCAGGCGGACTGGTACGACGCCTACGACATGCTCGTGATGAGCCACGTCTGGACGCTGCAGGAGGCACACCCGTACCTCGAGGCCAGCAACGCCGGGAGCGTCGTCTCGATCACCTCCACGAGCGTCCGCGAGGCGATCGACGGCCTGATCCTCTCGAACGCCGTCCGGCGGGCGGTCATCGGCACCGTCAAGACCGTCGCCCGGGAGTTCGCGCCGGACGTGCGGGCAAACGCCGTCCTGCCGGGCGCACACGAGACGCCGCGCATCCAGGAACTCGTCGAGCAGTCGCTCGACCGCGGCGAGTACGACAGCTACGAGGAGGGGTTGCAGGACTGGTCGTCGGACATCCCGCTCGGGCGCGTCGGCGACCCGATGGAACTGGGCGACGCCGTCGCCTTCCTCTCCAGCGACCGCGCGAGCTTCGTCACCGGCGCGGCGGTGCCGGTCGACGGCGGCCGCCTGCGCTCCTGAGAGCGGACGGCGAACGGACCGATTGCGGCCAAACGAACGACCTTCTCGCCGTGGAAGTCCGACCGTGAGCTACCGAACCACTATCGGGTGGTCGCTGATCAGTTCCGGACTCGTCACGCTGCTGCTCGCGTACCTGCCGGGCCAATCGACGTGGTGGGGCGTCGGGCTGCTGGTGTTCGGGATCGTCGTGTTCGTGGTGCGGCGGTAGCCGACTGCGGGCGGTCGTGGGCCCCCGGGCGTCAGAACGCGCCCTCCTCGCGGAGGCGCTCGACGACCTCTCGGACGCGCTGGGCCTCGTCCGTCGGGGCGACCAGCACGCGGTCCCCGTACGCCGCGACGACGAGGCCCTCTGCCCCGACCACCGCGACGTGTGTCTCGCCGTCGGTCGCGACCACGTTGTCCGCGGCGTCGACCGTCAGCGCGTCGCCAAGCACCGCGTTGCCGGCCGCGTCCGTCTCCAGCACCCGCGACAGCGCGTCCCACGACCCGAGGTCGTCCCACTCCACCGACGCCGGGACCACGTACGCGTCGTCGGTTCGCTCCATGACGGCGTAGTCGACGCTGACCGGGTCGACCGCCTCGACGGCGTCCCGGAGCGCGGCCGGGTCGGCAGCGTCCCCGTCGGCGGCCGCCGCTATCGGGCCGAGCGGCGTGTCCCGGCACTCCCGGAGGAAGGCGTCTGGCGTCCACGCGAAGACGCCGGCGTTCCAGTAGCAGTCGGCGACGAGATCCGCCGCAGTCCCACGGTCGGGCTTCTCCCGGAACCGCGCGACCGGCGCGTACGCGTCGCCGGTCGCCGTCTCGCGCTCGGGACCGGGCTCGACGTAACCGTACCCGGTGGCGGGACGGGTCGGCTCGACGCCCATGGCGACGAGGCCGTCCGTGTCGTCGGCGACGCGGGCGGCGCGGCGCGCGGCCCCGGCGAAGTCACCCCGGACGTGGTGGTCGCTCGGGACGCACAGCAGGACGGCGTCGTCGAAGCGCTCGCGGAGGCGGGCCGCGGCGTAGGCGAGCGCGGGCCCGGTGTCCCGCGGGGCGGGTTCGACCAGCACGTCGGCGTCGGGCGCGTGGTCGGGCACGTCGTCGGCGAACGCCTCGCGGGTGAGGACGACTGTCTCGTCGGCGAACGCGACGCGGTCGGCGGTCCGGGCGAGCAGCGACCGGTCGCCGCCGAACGACCGGAACTGCTTGGGGCGGTCGCTCCTGCTGGCGGGGTAGAGCCGCGTGCCCGTGCCGCCAGCCAGAACCACCGCGACGAGCGTGCGGTCGGCGAGCGCCGTCACCACGTCTCGACCCGCCCCTCGCGGACGTCCTCCGCACAGCCCTCGCAGTCGGGGTGGCCGGCCTCGTAGCAGGCCGGGCGGCCGCGGTCGTCTATCTTCGCGGTCCGCTTCTCCGCGTAGCGCCGGCAGACGATCCGCGCGCGCCCGGCGTCGTCGGTCGGCAGGCCGTGCTGGAGGCGCGCCGAGCGGTACGCCCGCTTCGCCTCGCCGTACTGCTCGCCGGCCTTGCGGGCGGTCGACCTGATGAACCGCGAGACGCGGCCGTCGTCGCTCACGGCGATCCCTCCGGGGATCCGAACATACCCGAACGGTCGGCGGCGAGCCACATAGGTTTCCCGCCGGGGCGCCACGCCGTACCCGTGGGTCGCTGGGTCAGAGGTAGCCCAGATCCTCCAGTTGGTCGCGGACCTCCGCGGCGTCCTGCGAGGCGGCGGACCCCTCGCCGCGGAACCGCTCACGAACCGGCGGGTCGGTCCGCTCTCCAGAGGCCGGCGTGACGCGTTCGATCCCCTCGCGCACGTCGAGCACCGACTCCACGCCCCGGACGGCCGCCGGGTCGTCGGCGGCGAGGTACGCGTCGTGCGTGTGGTCGCCGTCGCGGAGGCCGTGGTCGGAGACGCAGACGAGGGCGTCGTCCGGCGCGAGCGCGTCGGCGACCTCCCCCGTTAGCGCGGCGGCGAGGCGGTACCCGCGTTCCTGCCAGCCCGACTCGTCGACGACCGGCGCGAGGTGGCCCACCGTGTCCAGATAGCCCAGCCAGACGAAGACGATGTCGTACTCGCGCTGCGCGCAGGCCCGGACGACGCCGAGCTTCTCGGTCGCCTCGCCGACCAGCCGCTCCTCCAGTTCGGGGACGGAGACGCGTGGGGCGTGGACCGTCCCCTCGTCGTCGCCCTCGCCGACGGCGAGGAAGTCGCCGAGCGCCGCGCCCCGGTCCGCGTCGAGGCCGAGCCGCCGGTCGCGTTCGGTCACGTAGTTCGGCACCGTGACGGCCCGCGCGGTCCGGCCGTCGAACACCGTGTCGACGCCGCGCTCGCGGTACCAGTCGGCCGTCTTGAAGTCGAGTCCGGCCCCGCGCTGGCGGAGCGCCGCGCCGACCCGGGTCCGCAACTGCTCTGGCACGACGCGGCGCGCGAGGCGGGCGGTCGCCGCGATGGCCGGGTTGCCCCAGGCGACGCCCTCGTCGTCAGTGGCCGCATGGACGCCGTGCTCGGCGGGCGGCGCGCCCGTGACAATCGAGGGCCATAGCTCGTAGGTGTGGGGTTTCCCGAGCACCGGGTTGTCGAATGTGTCGATGCGGTGCCCGTGCGCGCCGAACGCGCCGCCCAGGCCGAACGCCTCGACGAGTTCGGCGTCCAGCCCGTCCCAGCCGAGGACGACCGTGGTCACTTCACCACCTCCAGTTCGAACTCGACCGGGCGGGACTTCCAGAACTGCAGCCGGCGGACGCGGCGGGCGCGGCGGACGCGGAACTCGGGGTCGAAGTACCCCCGCGACCCGAGTTCGGTCGTCGGGTCCCAGAACTCGAACGTCCGCTCGTCGAAGCCGGCGACCATGGTCACCGGCGGCGCGCCGGGAAGGGTGTCCCCGTCCTCGCCGCTCGCTCGCGGGTGGGTCACGGGGTCGCCGCCGTCGGCGGCGGGTGCGCGCGGGTGGGCGACGTGCGTGGGATCGACGTACGCGTTGCGGTCCGACCAGTGCGGGACCTTCCCCGCGACGAC
It encodes:
- a CDS encoding DUF7091 family protein, whose protein sequence is MSDDGRVSRFIRSTARKAGEQYGEAKRAYRSARLQHGLPTDDAGRARIVCRRYAEKRTAKIDDRGRPACYEAGHPDCEGCAEDVREGRVETW
- a CDS encoding alkaline phosphatase family protein produces the protein MTTVVLGWDGLDAELVEAFGLGGAFGAHGHRIDTFDNPVLGKPHTYELWPSIVTGAPPAEHGVHAATDDEGVAWGNPAIAATARLARRVVPEQLRTRVGAALRQRGAGLDFKTADWYRERGVDTVFDGRTARAVTVPNYVTERDRRLGLDADRGAALGDFLAVGEGDDEGTVHAPRVSVPELEERLVGEATEKLGVVRACAQREYDIVFVWLGYLDTVGHLAPVVDESGWQERGYRLAAALTGEVADALAPDDALVCVSDHGLRDGDHTHDAYLAADDPAAVRGVESVLDVREGIERVTPASGERTDPPVRERFRGEGSAASQDAAEVRDQLEDLGYL
- a CDS encoding methyltransferase domain-containing protein; amino-acid sequence: MSTPRTLDVGCGDNKRDPDAVGLDVRPYDAVDVVYDVTVTPWPFPDGTFDRVNAYSVLEHLPNLPAVMAEIHRVCRDGAVVAGKVPHWSDRNAYVDPTHVAHPRAPAADGGDPVTHPRASGEDGDTLPGAPPVTMVAGFDERTFEFWDPTTELGSRGYFDPEFRVRRARRVRRLQFWKSRPVEFELEVVK
- a CDS encoding SDR family oxidoreductase is translated as MDLNVDGNAALVTASSSGLGLASAKALAREGANVTICGRSEDRLDSAKADVESVADGEVRALPADITNRDEVAALVEETVDAFGGLDHVVTSAGGVPSGAFLDMDQADWYDAYDMLVMSHVWTLQEAHPYLEASNAGSVVSITSTSVREAIDGLILSNAVRRAVIGTVKTVAREFAPDVRANAVLPGAHETPRIQELVEQSLDRGEYDSYEEGLQDWSSDIPLGRVGDPMELGDAVAFLSSDRASFVTGAAVPVDGGRLRS
- a CDS encoding Tfx family DNA-binding protein — translated: MSEGDDAVDAIEGDVDDLLDRVGFDPAESVLTRRQAEVLALRQRGAAQSAIADLLGTSRANVSSVEASARRNVEKARETVAFAEALKAPVQIEVAPGTDLYDVPQRVYDACDEAGVKVSYTAPDLMKIVSDAAGDAVTGREVSTALLVGVTSDGSVRVRQPE
- a CDS encoding mannose-1-phosphate guanylyltransferase; translated protein: MVTALADRTLVAVVLAGGTGTRLYPASRSDRPKQFRSFGGDRSLLARTADRVAFADETVVLTREAFADDVPDHAPDADVLVEPAPRDTGPALAYAAARLRERFDDAVLLCVPSDHHVRGDFAGAARRAARVADDTDGLVAMGVEPTRPATGYGYVEPGPERETATGDAYAPVARFREKPDRGTAADLVADCYWNAGVFAWTPDAFLRECRDTPLGPIAAAADGDAADPAALRDAVEAVDPVSVDYAVMERTDDAYVVPASVEWDDLGSWDALSRVLETDAAGNAVLGDALTVDAADNVVATDGETHVAVVGAEGLVVAAYGDRVLVAPTDEAQRVREVVERLREEGAF
- a CDS encoding TRAM domain-containing protein, encoding MADCPLADDCPSFSERIEGMGCQHYGDRGGKEWCNHYSQPIEDLKTQPVKQKEELVVDVEDIHESGAGVGRTEDGFIVLVDGVLPEARARVRITEVHSNHARAEEVERLPMEEPDEEDEDDADATDAAETDDEDDRGGPREQLGSRDNFWGS
- a CDS encoding M20 family metallopeptidase translates to MAETPPRERLERLIAELVAIETENPPGNEGPCARFVADWFEERGIDASLVFEPDEDRPQAVATVGDGDPTVVLNGHLDVVPADEPGEWAHDPYDPTVEDGRMYGRGTVDMKAGIAIAMLTAERLRDELESGSLDGSVVVHAAMGEETGDPGTKSLLDAGYDGDYGVVLEPTGMRTATSAKGLGWYEVTVGGEASHASRPDQGSNAVRNAEPVLDAIAEYDAELRERVDDLVGPAYATVTAFEAGVGSNRGILPGAAHITLDRRVLPDESIEAVDREVADLLAAVEREHGVEVTWERDTTYESAAVPVDSPLAETFRAHSAEIAGVAPDPYGIRAATDVRNFVNDAGMEAVTWGPGSLARAHTRDEFVELDAVETGLEVLEAATRDLLNG